One Coregonus clupeaformis isolate EN_2021a chromosome 33, ASM2061545v1, whole genome shotgun sequence DNA window includes the following coding sequences:
- the LOC121548678 gene encoding zinc finger protein 410 isoform X1, translating into MLSDELDSKPELLVQFVQNASIPLGQGLEDSEPKHTCLPLLAPADSSLCTQLALTEGGLSHASARSLSLSEFGGADRSPMVVHPNPHPRSPHTPSSPPPVLHDLQRSESSSYVLLNLAKGLAASSEPLIFSADGTEEEEEEVISSGDCCVDGTAPWYLRVQELAHDSLIAATRAQLAKDAKASQDARAGNGSNSDRLPSFPSEGAKREQPARTNRTMSSKQILRCSFEGCYRTFTWPAHLKYHLKTHRYTLTLTHTHTQISPQMFMCVYVRNDRTFQCGAEGCGKSFYVLQRLQVHMRTHNGDKPFICKEKNCGKKFTTAGNLKNHKRTHTGEKPFLCEADGCGRSFAEYSSLRKHMLVHSGEKPHQCGVCGKTFSQSGSRNVHMRKRHGEEVLGNEGRETGEALTHSSLLEADGSPGDNMVTMTTGVEPMNLHHAMLREQGSADSVVVLSQPHDLVTMTTASHTYAEDVVALL; encoded by the exons ATGCTTTCAGATGAGCTTGACTCCAAACCCGAG CTGCTGGTTCAGTTTGTCCAGAACGCGTCTATCCCTCTGGGGCAGGGTCTGGAGGACTCTGAGCCCAAACACACCTGCCTTCCCCTGCTGGCCCCTGCAGACAGCTCCCTGTGCACACAGCTGGCCCtgacag AGGGTGGTCTCAGCCATGCGTCAGCGAGGTCTCTGTCCCTGTCGGAGTTTGGGGGAGCAGATCGGAGCCCCATGGTGGTGCACCCAAACCCCCATCCCCGCAGCCCTCACACCCCCTCCAGCCCACCTCCTGTCCTCCATGACCTGCAGCGGTCAGAGAGTAGCTCCTATGTCCTCCTCAACCTCGCCAAAG gCCTAGCAGCCTCCTCTGAGCCCCTAATCTTTTCAGCAGacgggacagaggaggaggaagaggaggtgatcTCATCCGGGGACTGTTGTGTGGATGGCACTGCCCCCTGGTACCTGCGGGTACAGGAGTTGGCGCACGACAGCCTCATCGCAGCAACGCGGGCACAGCTGGCTAAAGATGCCAAGGCTAGCCAGGACGCAAGGGCTGGGAATGGCAGCAACA GTGACCGCCTGCCCAGCTTCCCGTCGGAGGGGGCAAAGAGAGAGCAGCCGGCGAGGACCAATCGTACGATGTCGTCTAAACAGATCCTCCGCTGCTCCTTTGAGGGCTGCTACAGAACCTTCACCTGGCCTGCTCACCTCAAATACCACCTCaaaacacacaggtacacactcacactcacacacacacacactcaaatatcACCTCAAatgttcatgtgtgtgtatgtcaggaACGACCGTACGTTCCAGTGTGGGGCGGAgggctgtgggaagagtttctacGTACTGCAGCGTCTGCAAGTCCACATGAGAACTCACAACGGAGACAAGCCCTTCATCTGCAAGGAGAAGAACTGTGGCAAGAAGTTCACTACCGCAGGAAACCTCAAGAaccacaaacgcacacacacag GTGAGAAGCCTTTCTTGTGTGAAGCAGATGGCTGTGGCCGTTCCTTTGCAGAGTACTCCAGTCTACGCAAACACATGCTCGTACACTCAG GAGAGAAGCCCCACCAGTGTGGGGTTTGTGGAAAGACGTTCTCTCAGAGCGGCAGCAGGAACGTCCACATGAGGAAGAGACATGGAGAGGAGGTGCTGGGGAACGAGGGCAGAGAAACGG GCGAGGCTCTGACACACAGCAGTTTGCTGGAGGCTGACGGGTCACCTGGCGACAACATGGTCACCATGACTACGGGGGTGGAGCCCATGAACCTACACCATGCCATGCTGCGAGAACAAg GCTCGGCAGACTCCGTGGTCGTTCTCTCTCAACCCCATGACCTGGTCACCATGACAACGGCAAGCCACACGTATGCAGAGGATGTGGTGGCTTTGCTGTAG
- the LOC121548678 gene encoding zinc finger protein 410 isoform X2 translates to MLSDELDSKPELLVQFVQNASIPLGQGLEDSEPKHTCLPLLAPADSSLCTQLALTEGGLSHASARSLSLSEFGGADRSPMVVHPNPHPRSPHTPSSPPPVLHDLQRSESSSYVLLNLAKGLAASSEPLIFSADGTEEEEEEVISSGDCCVDGTAPWYLRVQELAHDSLIAATRAQLAKDAKASQDARAGNGSNSDRLPSFPSEGAKREQPARTNRTMSSKQILRCSFEGCYRTFTWPAHLKYHLKTHRNDRTFQCGAEGCGKSFYVLQRLQVHMRTHNGDKPFICKEKNCGKKFTTAGNLKNHKRTHTGEKPFLCEADGCGRSFAEYSSLRKHMLVHSGEKPHQCGVCGKTFSQSGSRNVHMRKRHGEEVLGNEGRETGEALTHSSLLEADGSPGDNMVTMTTGVEPMNLHHAMLREQGSADSVVVLSQPHDLVTMTTASHTYAEDVVALL, encoded by the exons ATGCTTTCAGATGAGCTTGACTCCAAACCCGAG CTGCTGGTTCAGTTTGTCCAGAACGCGTCTATCCCTCTGGGGCAGGGTCTGGAGGACTCTGAGCCCAAACACACCTGCCTTCCCCTGCTGGCCCCTGCAGACAGCTCCCTGTGCACACAGCTGGCCCtgacag AGGGTGGTCTCAGCCATGCGTCAGCGAGGTCTCTGTCCCTGTCGGAGTTTGGGGGAGCAGATCGGAGCCCCATGGTGGTGCACCCAAACCCCCATCCCCGCAGCCCTCACACCCCCTCCAGCCCACCTCCTGTCCTCCATGACCTGCAGCGGTCAGAGAGTAGCTCCTATGTCCTCCTCAACCTCGCCAAAG gCCTAGCAGCCTCCTCTGAGCCCCTAATCTTTTCAGCAGacgggacagaggaggaggaagaggaggtgatcTCATCCGGGGACTGTTGTGTGGATGGCACTGCCCCCTGGTACCTGCGGGTACAGGAGTTGGCGCACGACAGCCTCATCGCAGCAACGCGGGCACAGCTGGCTAAAGATGCCAAGGCTAGCCAGGACGCAAGGGCTGGGAATGGCAGCAACA GTGACCGCCTGCCCAGCTTCCCGTCGGAGGGGGCAAAGAGAGAGCAGCCGGCGAGGACCAATCGTACGATGTCGTCTAAACAGATCCTCCGCTGCTCCTTTGAGGGCTGCTACAGAACCTTCACCTGGCCTGCTCACCTCAAATACCACCTCaaaacacacag gaACGACCGTACGTTCCAGTGTGGGGCGGAgggctgtgggaagagtttctacGTACTGCAGCGTCTGCAAGTCCACATGAGAACTCACAACGGAGACAAGCCCTTCATCTGCAAGGAGAAGAACTGTGGCAAGAAGTTCACTACCGCAGGAAACCTCAAGAaccacaaacgcacacacacag GTGAGAAGCCTTTCTTGTGTGAAGCAGATGGCTGTGGCCGTTCCTTTGCAGAGTACTCCAGTCTACGCAAACACATGCTCGTACACTCAG GAGAGAAGCCCCACCAGTGTGGGGTTTGTGGAAAGACGTTCTCTCAGAGCGGCAGCAGGAACGTCCACATGAGGAAGAGACATGGAGAGGAGGTGCTGGGGAACGAGGGCAGAGAAACGG GCGAGGCTCTGACACACAGCAGTTTGCTGGAGGCTGACGGGTCACCTGGCGACAACATGGTCACCATGACTACGGGGGTGGAGCCCATGAACCTACACCATGCCATGCTGCGAGAACAAg GCTCGGCAGACTCCGTGGTCGTTCTCTCTCAACCCCATGACCTGGTCACCATGACAACGGCAAGCCACACGTATGCAGAGGATGTGGTGGCTTTGCTGTAG